TGTCAAGAGAGAAAATCTTGGAGTGCTATCTCACATTGTGTGTGGTTTACTTTGAAAATTGCGGACAATGAGAGATTCTCATTGTCTTTTTTTTATTTAAAGATGAACTCATACCTTGTGTTATTGATAGTCTGGACCTTTTTAGGTTCAATGCCTCTGCCTTCACCTTAATTGACTCGACATCTTTCGGGAGAACAACCAAAAGGAAGGGAAGAATTCTAATGGGGATTATTGTACAAAAATTTGGAGGTACTTCAGTTGCTACCACTGAGCGGATTCAAAATGTTAGAAACCGGGTCATGGAAGAAGTACAAAATGGTAAGCAGGTTGTAGTAGTTGTATCCGCTATGGGAAAAACAACCGATCATTTAGTTTCACTTGCAAAAGAATTATCCACTAATCCTTCTAAAAGGGAAATGGATATGCTACTTACGACAGGTGAACAAGTGACAATCTCACTTCTTTCGATGGCTTTACAAGAAGCGGGACAACCTGCTGTATCACTAACTGGTTGGCAAGCAGGGATTCAAACAGAAAAGGTATTTTCAAATGCGAGAATCATTGATATTCAAACGGATAGAATACAGAAATTACTAGAAAGTAATCAAGTGGTGATCGTTGCAGGATTCCAAGGTGTATCAGAAGACGGAGAAATTACGACCCTTGGTAGAGGCGGATCTGACACAACAGCCGTAGCATTGGCTGCAGCACTAGGTGCGGAGCGCTGTGATATTTATACAGATGTAACAGGTGTGTTTACATCTGATCCTAGATTTGTAAAGGAAGCTCGTAAGCTAGAGAGTATTTCTTATGATGAGATGCTAGAACTAGCACACCTAGGAGCTGGTGTTTTACACCCTAGAGCTGTTGAGTTTGCTAAAAATTATCAAATGCCATTAGAAGTTCGTTCTAGTATGGAACCTGAAAGAGGTACAAGATTAGAGGAGGAAGTCCAATTGGAAAAAGGTTTAGTAGTACGTGGAGTAGCTTTTGAAGGAGATGTAACGAGAATCACATTATTCGGTTTACCAAAATCTCAAGCTAAGCTATCCAAGGTATTTTCAAGACTTGCAGAAAACCACATTAACATAGATATCATTATTCAAGCCCTAACCGGTGAAAGTAAGAGTAATCTTTCTTTTTCCATCATGGACCAGGATATTGAGCATACTTTATCTGTTCTTGAACAATTCAAAGATGAATTTGAGTATGATAAAGTAGAATCCGAAACAGGCTTAGCTAAGGTTTCAATTGTAGGTTCTGGAATGGTTTCTAACCCAGGTGTTGCTGCTAAAATGTTTGAGGTTTTAGAGGCGGCTGATGCTACCATTAAAATGGTAAGTACTTCAGAAATTAAGGTCTCTGCTGTTATTGAACAAGAGAAAATGCTAAGTTCAGCCAGAGCTCTTCATGAAGCATTTGATCTTCAGGAAAAAAGTGCTTCATTGGTTAAGTAATTGATTAGTTGTTATAAATAGAAAAGCTTTCGCCTCAACAGAGGTGAAAGCTTTATTCGTTTACAACCAAGTCCTTTTGATCCCACTGAACAGTGAAATTGGCTACCTTAGCCTTTCTCTTAGTGGTAAAAATAGATTCACAAACAACTTGTTTTTGAGCTTGAATTTGTTGAGATAGGAAACCAGCTTCTAAGTAAAACGAGGGGGATGATTGTAGGTCAAAACGGGATGCTACGATTTCACCACTTAGTTGGAATTCCATTTCATGTTTCTTAGTAGATAATACGGTTAATGTTCCAAATCCTACTTTTTCAAAAAAGTCCATTACTTCTTGAATAGATTCACAAGGAAAAGACCTAGCAAGCTTTTTTCCAGACCAATACATAACAGTATCAGAATGATTACTTAAAATTTCAGGGATAAGCCAATCCCTTATCACAACCACGCTGGAGGCGGGAATAACTTGTTCGGAGAGTTTATCAATGTATTCCTTTTGTTTCATTGCAATCCCTTCTTTCTAAAACTATTATATAGCATTCTTTTCTTTTTAGAAGACTTGACATGTTCGTTTGATTAAAGTTTCTAGAGTTTCTGAATTCCTGTTCGGACAATTGCTATATTACTATACTTACAGAATGAGAAAAACTAGGATTAGGAACATCTTTATCATTTTATTAAAATATTTCTATACTCCAAATTTTTAGGTATGCGTTTTCTTGACGCTCTATTTCTTTGGGAGTAAAATGAACATGTCGCACATTTATATGATGCAGGCTTGTTTTTTTCTGCATAATTCATAGACTTGAGGGGGGTAAAACTGCATGGCACAAAATCGCGAGTTCTTAAATCGCAGATTACACTCACTACTTGGTGTAATTCCAGTAGGTTTGTTTCTAGTCCAACATTTGGTTGTCAATCAATTTGCAACGCGAGGGGAAGATGCGTTTAACAAAGCAGCCCATTTTATGGAAAGCTTACCATTTAGATACGCACTTGAAATCTTTGTGATTTTTCTTCCATTATTATTCCACGCTATTTACGGAATCTATATCGCTTTCACAGCCAAAAACAATGTAAGTAAATATGGATTTTTCCGTAACTGGATGTTCATGCTTCAACGTGTTTCTGGAATTATAACTTTAATTTTCGTAGTGTGGCATGTCTGGGAAACACGCGTACAAGTTGCTTTCGGAGCAGAAGTTAACTTTTCTATGATGGAAAATATTCTATCGAATCCAATTATGTTCTGGTTCTATGTTGTTGGTGTTGTATCAACGATCTTCCACTTTGCAAACGGCCTTTGGTCATTCTGCGTAAGCTGGGGACTAACTGTAACACCTCGTTCACAACTAATTGCAACTTATGTTACGATTGCGATCTTTATTGCACTTTCCTATGTAGGTATTAGTACTTTATTCGCGTTTATTTAAGATAGAAAAAGGAGTGAGTCATACTAATGAGTAACGGTAAAGTTATTGTTGTCGGTGGTGGTCTTGCCGGACTAATGGCAACAATTAAAATAGCAGAAACTGGCACACCCGTAGATCTATTCTCTCTTGTTCCCGTAAAACGCTCTCACTCTGTTTGTGCACAAGGTGGAATTAACGGAGCTGTTAATACAAAAGGGGAAGGCGATTCTCCTTATATACATTTTGATGACACAATTTATGGTGGGGACTTTTTAGCCAACCAAACACCTGTAAAAGCAATGTGTGAAGCTGCACCAGGAATTATTCACTTGTTTGACCGTATGGGTGTAATGTTTAACAGAACTCCAGAGGGTCTACTAGACTTCCGTCGTTTTGGTGGTACTCAACATCACCGTACAGCATATGCGGGTGCAACAACAGGACAGCAGTTGCTATATGCATTAGATGAACAAGTACGTCGTCATGAAGTAGCGGGTCTAGTTACAAAATATGAAGGTTGGGAATTCCTAGGAACGGTTCTTGATGATGAAGGACGTGCACGAGGAATTGTTGCCCAAGACCTTAAATCCATGGATATTAAATCATTTGCTGCTGATGCTGTCATTATGGCAACTGGTGGTCCTGGTATTATCTTTGGTAAATCAACCAACTCTATTATTAACACTGGTTCAGCAGCTTCTATTGTCTACCAACAAGGTGCATATTATGCAAACGGTGAGTTCATTCAAATTCACCCAACAGCAATCCCTGGTGACGATAAACTTCGCCTAATGAGTGAATCTGCTCGTGGTGAAGGTGGACGTGTATGGACGTATAAGGATGGTAAGCCATGGTACTTCCTAGAAGAAAAGTATCCTGCTTATGGAAACCTAGTACCACGTGATATCGCTACACGTGAAATCTTCTCTGTGTGTGTAGATGACAAGCTAGGTATTAACGGTGAAAACATGGTTTATCTAGATCTTTCTCATAAAGATGCGAAAGAATTAGATATTAAACTAGGTGGTATCATTGAAATCTATGAAAAATTCATGGGTGATGATCCACGTAAAGTTCCTATGAAAATCTTCCCTGCTGTTCACTATTCAATGGGTGGACTTTGGGTTGATTATGACCAACAAACAAATATTCCTGGTCTATTTGCGGCTGGTGAGGTTGATTACTCTCAGCACGGTGCAAACCGTCTTGGTGCGAACTCATTACTATCAGCAATCTATGGTGGTATGGTTGCAGGACCAAAAGCTGTGGAATACATCAAAGGTCTTGAAACTTCTACTGACGGACTTTCTTCTTCTGTTTTCGAAAATGCTGTTAAGCAAGAAGAAGAAAAATGGAATAATATTATGTCCATGGACGGAAATGAAAACGCATATGTACTTCACAAAGAGCTTGGTGAATGGATGACTGATAACGTAACAGTGGTACGTTACAATGATAAACTTCTAAAAACAGATGAAAAACTACAAGAGCTTTTAGAAAGATATCAAAATATCAACATACATGATACAGCTCGTTGGAGTAACCAAGGTGCTTCATTTACTCGTCAATTACAAAACATGTTGCAACTTGCACGTGTTATTACAATTGGTGCATATAACCGTAATGAAAGCCGTGGGGCACACTACAAGCCTGAATTCCCAGATCGTAATGATGATGAATTCTTAAAGACAACAATGGCTAAATTTGCTGGTGCAAGTGAAGCTCCACAATTCCATTATGAGGAAGTAGATGTTTCTCATATCAAGCCACGTGTACGTGACTATTCGAAAAAGAAAGAGGGGAAATAAAGGATGACTACTGAGACTAAAACTAAAACAGTCCGTTTTATTATTACTCGTCAAGATAATCCAAATGCCGCCCCTTATCAAGAAGAATTCGAACTAGATTATCGTCCAAATATGAACGTAATTTCGGCATTGATGGAGATTAGACGTAACCCTGTAACAGCTGATGGGAAAATGACTTCTCCTATCACTTGGGATATGAACTGTCTTGAAGAAGTCTGTGGTGCTTGTTCAATGGTTATCAATGGAAAGCCGCGTCAATCTTGTTCGGCTCTTGTTGACCAATTAGAACAACCGATTCGTCTTGAACCAATGAGAACATTCCCGGTTATCCGTGACCTCCAAGTTGACAGAAGCCGTATGTTTGACTCATTGAAAAAGGTTAAAGCGTGGATTCCTATCGACGGAACGTATGATTTAGGACCTGGTCCTCGTATGCCAGAAAGAAAGCGTCAATGGGCATATGAACTTTCTAAGTGTATGACGTGTGGTGTTTGTCTTGAGGCATGTCCAAATGTAAACAGCAATTCTAACTTCATTGGACCTGCTCCATTATCTCAAGTACGCCTATTCAATGCGCATCCAACTGGTGCCATGAACAAAGCTGAAAGATTAGAGGAACTTATGGGAGACGGTGGACTTGCGAACTGCGGTAACTCACAAAACTGTGTTCAATCTTGTCCAAAAGGTATTCCTTTGACAACTTCTATCGCAGCTCTTAACCGTGATACTACGGTTCAAATGTTCCGTAATTTCTTCGGTAGTGATCAAGTTTAATAACAAAAAAGCTTGGATTCATTTAGAATCCAAGCTTTTTTTGATTCTGGCTGTTGTATTTTCAATTATGGAGGATTTTTTGCAGGAAGTTTATAAAATTGAGCGTATTTTTTGTTTGAAGTTAATTAAACTAGTCAGTTTTTAGGTGAAGTTCCATTTTTTTAGCGGGATTTATTTGTGAATTGCTTCTGAAAGGTCTTTAAGGTTGAAAAGTAACGATTAAAAGTGGAAGAAATAGTGATAACAGTTAATGAGTAGTATTGGTGAGTGCGAAAAAGTTATTTTGAGTGCTTAAATTTTGTTTTGAGTGCGAAAAATCGATTTTAAGTGCAAAAAATTAAGTTTGAGTGCGAAAACTCGTTTGAGTGCCAAAATGGTACGATTGGGTGCGTTTTTCTAATTTTGAGTGCGATAAATACCCATTTGAGTGCGAAAAAATCCCGATATAATCCCACAGTCAGGAATACAGAAATAGTAGTTTCCTCAAATCAAATTTTATTAAAATCCAGCCAATGGTTTTGGAGATACCTAAAAATTTATCACAGTCGTTTGTTTGTAGTGACCATTATTTTTTCTTCTTTGAACTAACACCACCCACTCCAGCACCAATTGCCACACCAATGGCAATGCCTGCTCCTATATTGTCTAAAGCAACTCCTATCGCTACACCAATGGCAATTCCTGCAGCCAATCCCGATCCCATATTAACCTTTACGTTTTTGAACATTGTGATCGCTCCTATATCCTATGTCTTGATTATTAACAACTAATTACTTTTACGAAACAAGGTAGGTAAAAGATTCAAGATTATTCTTCCGAAAATTATAAAAATGCTATAAAATGAATGAATAACCATTCACTCTCTTTTAGGAGGCCAAATTATGAAAAACATTCCCTATGTAGGTAACTTTGAAGAATGGAAGAAAGGTTTTTCATTTTATCAAACCATAAAAGTTCGTTTTTCTGAAACAGATTTATATGGACATTTAAACAATACAGTCCCTTTTACATACTTTGAAGAAGCAAGGATTGAATTTTTTAAACAACTAGGATTTATGAAAAGCTGGTTGGATGTGAAAAGTGGGAAAATACCTGTTGTAGCCGATCTACAGTGTGATTTTATCAAACAAGTTTACTTCGATGAGCGGATCAAGCTGTTTGTGAAGATAAATCATATAGGATCGTCGTCGCTTGATATTCATTATTTAGCTTTAAATAATGCGGAGCAGCCAGTTTTCATCGGGAGAGGAGCTATTGTTCAAATTTCAAAAGAAACAGGAAAAAGTGTTCCTTGGACAGATGAGGAAAAGAAGGAATGGAGCCGTTGTGTAAATTTGGAAGTAGGGTAATCACACATTTTCAGAAATAATGAATTCTTGCCTTGAAATCCAGTCACTTCATCGTTCTAATTCACATATGATACTATGACTAAATATACACCCATCCCCGCGGTTCTCAGCTGGCGAAGGCAAGGAGGGTAAAAGTAGTTGAAGGAGAAGGAATACAGTCATAAGCCGTTACTAACAAAAAGAGAAAGAGAAGTGTTCGAACTGTTAGTGCAAGATAAAACTACTAAAGAAATTGCTAGTGAGCTTTTTATTAGTGAAAAAACGGTTCGGAACCATATTTCTAATGCCATGCAGAAGCTCGGTGTCAAGGGGCGGTCACAAGCAGTTGTGGAGCTATTACGCATGGGAGAATTAAAGTTATAAAGGACGTCGTTTTTGTCAAACTTATAAATCTAGAAATGTACATGGTTACACTTTTAAAGTAGTTCTAGATTGACAGTATGTCAAAACCAGTTTAGTCCTAACAGTATAATACTGTTAATGTGTAACATATGCCGGCTATCCTTATGGAGGCCGGTTGTTATTTATATTTTAGAAATTAAAAATACAATAATGGTATAATAATATGTAAGGCGCTAGAAAAGCTCGATTTTTGTCGATTCTACCTTGAATTTCTTCATAGAACATAAGACAATAGAATGAGAAATATATTCGGAATTTTTTGTTGGGGAATTATGTCAACATACTAAAAATTAAAGGAGTCGGGGAAATGGAAAAAGATATTCGTAAAGTAGATCCAGCCATTGTAGCATCCATCGAAAAAGAGTTACGATATATAGCCGGAATTACCAAGCAAAAAGGACGAGAAATTTTAAGTAATTACACAATCACTCCCCCTCAATTTGTTGCACTTCAATGGTTATTTGAATTTGGGGATATGACAATTGGAGAACTATCAAATAAAATGTATTTGGCTTTTAGCACAACAACAGATCTTGTAGATCGTATGGAAAAAAATAAATTAGTGGTACGTGTAAAAGACCCGAATGACCGTCGCGTTGTACGCATACATCTACTTGAAGAAGGCGAAAGAATTATTGATGAAGTTATCCAAAAACGTCAACTATATTTAGAAGATTTAATGGAAAACTTCAGTGATGAAGAAATTACTCGATTAAATAATAGTTTAATTAAACTACACCACGAAATGAAAGCAGAATGAGGGGAGTTACTTGGGTCAACCAATCGGCATTATGGATTCTGGAGTTGGGGGACTAACTGTTGTAAAAGAAGTCATGCGCCAGCTTCCAAATGAAGAAGTGATATACATAGGCGATACGGCAAGATGTCCATATGGGCCTAGACCTGTGGATGAAGTCCGTGCCTACACTTGGCAAATGACTAGATTTTTACTCGAGAAGAATGTAAAGATGCTAGTCATAGCGTGTAATACTGCAACTGCAGTTACGTTAACTGAGATTCGTTCTGCACTAAAAATACCTGTGCTAGGCGTTATTCACCCAGGAGCAAGATCGGCCATCAAACACACAAGGACGGGTAAAATTGGTGTCATCGGTACGGAAGGTACCATTAAAAGTGAAGCATATAAAAAAGCACTGAAGTCCATAAATCAGCTAGTGGATGTACAAGGTCTTGCTTGCCCACGATTTGTTCCTTTGGTTGAAAGTGGGGAGTTTAGAGGACCTTTTGCTGAACGGATTGTGGAGCAGGAGCTTGCTACTTTTAAAAATGCTTATATCGATACATTGATATTGGGATGCACGCATTACCCATTATTGGAAGAAACCATTTCTCAGTATTTGGGACCTGAGGTTCAAATTATTAGTTCAGGAGAAGAAACTGCTCGAGAAATGAGTACAATTCTATTTTTTCAGGACTTATTAAATTCATCATCCTTTGAACCCAATCATCAATTTTTTACAACGGGTTCATCAAAACTTTTTTCTCAAATAGCAAGTCAATGGCTTGAGCTTGATTCCATTCAAACGGAAAGTATATCTCTTGAACGTTACTAACAGTTCCCAAACGTGGAACTGTTTTTATTTTTTCGAATGTGCCCCTACTAGTTGTTGTACCTATTACAGGGAAAATAAAAAATCCTCCACTTGTACAATTTTATTTGTACAAGTGGGTCTAAATTTTTATTAGGCTCGTATACATGGTAGTACAAACTGTGTTAGGAGGGTTTCATATATGTCTAAGTTCGGAAAAAAATCAATAACGACAGCTGTTATAGCCACTTCGGTCATGTTGGCAGGTTGCGGTTGGCTTGGGGATGATGAAAAAGCTAGTATAGATCCACCGGTTGTTGATGTCACAATGGTAGATGATGAATCAAAATTAGATGGATTTGATCAGGATCAAACAGCTGCTGAATCATTGAATACCCAAGTACTCTATTTAATCGATGAAAATGGGTATGTAGTGCCGCAAACGCTAGCACTTCCTCTGCCAGACGATTTAGCGGTTGCGAAACAAGCTTTAGAGTATATCGTACAGGGGGGGCCAGGAACACATCTTATTCCAGATGGATTTAGAGCTGTTCTTCCAGAAGGAACAGAATTTGAATTAGATATTCAAGATGATGGAACGGCTGTGGTTGATTTTAATGATGAATTTACATCATACCACCAAGAGGATGAAATGAGAGTTCTACAGTCCGTTACATGGACACTGACCGAGTTTGATTCAATTAGTCAAGTTAAGTTCCGTATTAACGGTCATGATCAAAACGTGATGCCTGTTAATCAAACACCAATTGGTGAAACAGCATCAAGAAATGATGGCATTAACTTAGATACAAAAGGGATTGTAGATATTACGAATTCACGTCCGGTTACTGTCTACTTTATCCATCAAGAAGGGAATAGTAAATATTATGTACCTGTAACAAAGCGTGTCAGCAACTCTGTTGATAATAATATTGAGGCTGTTGTTCAAGCGCTTGTTGAGGGGCCATCGATTACAAGTGGACTTCTTCCAAGTCTTAATCCAAATGTAGCATTATTAGATCTGCCGTCTATTGAAGAGGGACAAGTGACTCTTAACTTCAATGAATCTATTACTGAAAGTTTTAATAAGATGATGATCACAGAAGATACCTTAAACTCTCTGGTACTATCGATTACTGAGCAACCAGGTATTGAAAGTGTATCTATTCTAGTTAATGGTCAGACGGAAGCTGTAACAGAAGACGGTGAAACGCTAGCTGAACCAGTAACTCGCCCAGAAGAAGTAAACACAGGTAGTTTTTAAAATCAAAATTTTGCTATACTATATAGTGTAAGTAAGAGGTGGACATTTGTTCACCTCTTCTTTCTTAGTCTTTGTTCTGGTATGTTAGTCATCATATCGGACTGAAAGGAGAAACATCATGAGACCAGATGGTCGAGAGCCATTACAATTAAGACCTATACATATTGAAACGAATTATGTGAAACATCCTGAAGGATCTGTGCTAATTTCTGTTGGGGATACGAAAGTTATCTGTTCAGCTAGTTTGGAAGACAGAGTCCCTCATTTTTTACGTGGTGAGGGGAAAGGGTGGATTACCGCCGAATACTCAATGCTACCTAGAGCTACTGAACAAAGAAATATTCGGGAGTCCTCTAAAGGGAAAATCTCAGGTAGAACGATGGAAATCCAGCGTTTAATTGGAAGAGCATTAAGAGCCGTTGTAGACTTAGAAGCCATG
This genomic stretch from Bacillus carboniphilus harbors:
- a CDS encoding aspartate kinase, producing the protein MGIIVQKFGGTSVATTERIQNVRNRVMEEVQNGKQVVVVVSAMGKTTDHLVSLAKELSTNPSKREMDMLLTTGEQVTISLLSMALQEAGQPAVSLTGWQAGIQTEKVFSNARIIDIQTDRIQKLLESNQVVIVAGFQGVSEDGEITTLGRGGSDTTAVALAAALGAERCDIYTDVTGVFTSDPRFVKEARKLESISYDEMLELAHLGAGVLHPRAVEFAKNYQMPLEVRSSMEPERGTRLEEEVQLEKGLVVRGVAFEGDVTRITLFGLPKSQAKLSKVFSRLAENHINIDIIIQALTGESKSNLSFSIMDQDIEHTLSVLEQFKDEFEYDKVESETGLAKVSIVGSGMVSNPGVAAKMFEVLEAADATIKMVSTSEIKVSAVIEQEKMLSSARALHEAFDLQEKSASLVK
- a CDS encoding YslB family protein, whose product is MKQKEYIDKLSEQVIPASSVVVIRDWLIPEILSNHSDTVMYWSGKKLARSFPCESIQEVMDFFEKVGFGTLTVLSTKKHEMEFQLSGEIVASRFDLQSSPSFYLEAGFLSQQIQAQKQVVCESIFTTKRKAKVANFTVQWDQKDLVVNE
- a CDS encoding succinate dehydrogenase cytochrome b558 subunit, giving the protein MAQNREFLNRRLHSLLGVIPVGLFLVQHLVVNQFATRGEDAFNKAAHFMESLPFRYALEIFVIFLPLLFHAIYGIYIAFTAKNNVSKYGFFRNWMFMLQRVSGIITLIFVVWHVWETRVQVAFGAEVNFSMMENILSNPIMFWFYVVGVVSTIFHFANGLWSFCVSWGLTVTPRSQLIATYVTIAIFIALSYVGISTLFAFI
- the sdhA gene encoding succinate dehydrogenase flavoprotein subunit, encoding MSNGKVIVVGGGLAGLMATIKIAETGTPVDLFSLVPVKRSHSVCAQGGINGAVNTKGEGDSPYIHFDDTIYGGDFLANQTPVKAMCEAAPGIIHLFDRMGVMFNRTPEGLLDFRRFGGTQHHRTAYAGATTGQQLLYALDEQVRRHEVAGLVTKYEGWEFLGTVLDDEGRARGIVAQDLKSMDIKSFAADAVIMATGGPGIIFGKSTNSIINTGSAASIVYQQGAYYANGEFIQIHPTAIPGDDKLRLMSESARGEGGRVWTYKDGKPWYFLEEKYPAYGNLVPRDIATREIFSVCVDDKLGINGENMVYLDLSHKDAKELDIKLGGIIEIYEKFMGDDPRKVPMKIFPAVHYSMGGLWVDYDQQTNIPGLFAAGEVDYSQHGANRLGANSLLSAIYGGMVAGPKAVEYIKGLETSTDGLSSSVFENAVKQEEEKWNNIMSMDGNENAYVLHKELGEWMTDNVTVVRYNDKLLKTDEKLQELLERYQNINIHDTARWSNQGASFTRQLQNMLQLARVITIGAYNRNESRGAHYKPEFPDRNDDEFLKTTMAKFAGASEAPQFHYEEVDVSHIKPRVRDYSKKKEGK
- the sdhB gene encoding succinate dehydrogenase iron-sulfur subunit; protein product: MTTETKTKTVRFIITRQDNPNAAPYQEEFELDYRPNMNVISALMEIRRNPVTADGKMTSPITWDMNCLEEVCGACSMVINGKPRQSCSALVDQLEQPIRLEPMRTFPVIRDLQVDRSRMFDSLKKVKAWIPIDGTYDLGPGPRMPERKRQWAYELSKCMTCGVCLEACPNVNSNSNFIGPAPLSQVRLFNAHPTGAMNKAERLEELMGDGGLANCGNSQNCVQSCPKGIPLTTSIAALNRDTTVQMFRNFFGSDQV
- a CDS encoding thioesterase family protein, with the translated sequence MKNIPYVGNFEEWKKGFSFYQTIKVRFSETDLYGHLNNTVPFTYFEEARIEFFKQLGFMKSWLDVKSGKIPVVADLQCDFIKQVYFDERIKLFVKINHIGSSSLDIHYLALNNAEQPVFIGRGAIVQISKETGKSVPWTDEEKKEWSRCVNLEVG
- the gerE gene encoding spore germination transcription factor GerE, with product MKEKEYSHKPLLTKREREVFELLVQDKTTKEIASELFISEKTVRNHISNAMQKLGVKGRSQAVVELLRMGELKL
- a CDS encoding MarR family transcriptional regulator, whose protein sequence is MEKDIRKVDPAIVASIEKELRYIAGITKQKGREILSNYTITPPQFVALQWLFEFGDMTIGELSNKMYLAFSTTTDLVDRMEKNKLVVRVKDPNDRRVVRIHLLEEGERIIDEVIQKRQLYLEDLMENFSDEEITRLNNSLIKLHHEMKAE
- the racE gene encoding glutamate racemase — protein: MGQPIGIMDSGVGGLTVVKEVMRQLPNEEVIYIGDTARCPYGPRPVDEVRAYTWQMTRFLLEKNVKMLVIACNTATAVTLTEIRSALKIPVLGVIHPGARSAIKHTRTGKIGVIGTEGTIKSEAYKKALKSINQLVDVQGLACPRFVPLVESGEFRGPFAERIVEQELATFKNAYIDTLILGCTHYPLLEETISQYLGPEVQIISSGEETAREMSTILFFQDLLNSSSFEPNHQFFTTGSSKLFSQIASQWLELDSIQTESISLERY
- a CDS encoding GerMN domain-containing protein — protein: MSKFGKKSITTAVIATSVMLAGCGWLGDDEKASIDPPVVDVTMVDDESKLDGFDQDQTAAESLNTQVLYLIDENGYVVPQTLALPLPDDLAVAKQALEYIVQGGPGTHLIPDGFRAVLPEGTEFELDIQDDGTAVVDFNDEFTSYHQEDEMRVLQSVTWTLTEFDSISQVKFRINGHDQNVMPVNQTPIGETASRNDGINLDTKGIVDITNSRPVTVYFIHQEGNSKYYVPVTKRVSNSVDNNIEAVVQALVEGPSITSGLLPSLNPNVALLDLPSIEEGQVTLNFNESITESFNKMMITEDTLNSLVLSITEQPGIESVSILVNGQTEAVTEDGETLAEPVTRPEEVNTGSF